A genomic region of Herbaspirillum sp. DW155 contains the following coding sequences:
- a CDS encoding porin — MQLRHTIRSLPAAVLLAAAPAAFAQGSVTIYGVLDVYTAYQKSTVSGKDTSLWAMGNNGQMTSRLGFKGVEDLGGGYRATFNLESGFDPSTGALQNSYRLFDRQSWVGLGGGFGEVRVGRQNSVMFLYSGNMDAFGAATYGSAYNNFANWLARVDNDISYISPRFSNTTLELHYSVGERAGSTAGNAVYQIGMQTQQGPLYVGSAYLNANNTTNTNSVKQFMLGGNYDYGSGKVYLAFFRTNEVISATTGNVFTNPAGKYDPSGAVVGNTPGNYHNTYSLSADYRINAQTTVGAGGGYVKDSSRYNNNARQFSLIVNYDLSRRTRLYAVASRLINQNTAAYRMTGASFTASQALSPDAGASETGVQLGIRHTF; from the coding sequence ATGCAGTTGCGTCACACTATCCGTTCACTGCCGGCCGCCGTGCTGCTGGCCGCCGCCCCTGCTGCTTTCGCGCAGGGCTCGGTCACCATTTATGGCGTGCTCGACGTCTATACCGCCTACCAGAAGAGCACCGTCAGCGGCAAGGACACCTCGCTCTGGGCCATGGGCAACAATGGCCAGATGACCAGCCGGCTCGGCTTCAAGGGCGTGGAAGATCTGGGCGGAGGCTATCGCGCCACCTTCAACCTGGAGAGCGGCTTCGACCCCAGCACCGGCGCGCTGCAGAACAGCTATCGCCTGTTTGACCGTCAGTCCTGGGTGGGCCTGGGCGGTGGCTTCGGTGAGGTGAGGGTGGGGCGGCAGAACAGCGTCATGTTCCTCTACTCGGGCAACATGGATGCCTTTGGCGCGGCCACGTATGGCTCGGCCTACAACAACTTCGCCAACTGGCTGGCACGGGTGGACAACGACATCAGCTACATCTCGCCCAGGTTTTCCAATACCACGCTGGAATTGCATTACTCCGTCGGCGAGCGCGCCGGCAGCACGGCCGGCAATGCGGTCTACCAGATCGGCATGCAGACCCAGCAGGGGCCGCTCTATGTGGGTAGTGCCTACCTCAACGCCAACAACACCACCAACACCAACAGCGTGAAGCAGTTCATGCTGGGCGGGAATTATGACTATGGCAGCGGCAAGGTCTACCTGGCCTTCTTCCGTACCAATGAAGTGATCTCGGCCACCACCGGCAACGTCTTTACCAACCCGGCCGGCAAATACGATCCGAGCGGTGCTGTGGTGGGCAATACGCCGGGCAATTATCACAACACCTACAGCCTCTCGGCGGACTACCGCATCAATGCGCAGACCACCGTGGGTGCCGGTGGCGGCTACGTCAAGGACAGCTCGCGCTACAACAACAATGCGCGCCAGTTCAGCCTGATCGTGAACTATGACTTGTCCAGGCGCACACGGCTGTATGCGGTGGCCTCACGGCTGATCAACCAGAACACCGCCGCCTATCGCATGACCGGTGCCAGCTTCACCGCCAGCCAGGCCCTGAGCCCGGATGCCGGGGCCAGCGAGACCGGTGTCCAACTGGGCATCCGCCACACCTTCTGA
- a CDS encoding TetR/AcrR family transcriptional regulator produces MRVKTPARREAILAAAAEVFKEMGFEGASMAEISARIGGSKATLYSYFKSKEELFVEVTHGEAKKQMEPALAALDQEVDDLELTLRVFGEKAAAFLCQESTLQTHRMIVAESGRSDIGRRFHEQGPKMGLERVAAFLQKQMAAGRLRPADPMLATLQLCALLDCETVKPMMLGLEKSISRPRLKRMVARAVETFLAAYAVR; encoded by the coding sequence ATGAGAGTAAAGACCCCGGCCCGGCGCGAGGCGATCCTGGCCGCAGCGGCGGAGGTATTCAAGGAAATGGGCTTCGAAGGTGCGTCCATGGCCGAGATATCGGCCCGCATCGGTGGCTCCAAGGCCACGCTGTACAGCTATTTCAAATCGAAGGAGGAGCTGTTCGTGGAGGTCACCCACGGCGAAGCGAAGAAGCAGATGGAGCCCGCACTGGCCGCGCTGGACCAGGAGGTGGACGATCTGGAACTGACCCTGCGGGTGTTTGGTGAAAAGGCCGCCGCCTTCCTGTGCCAGGAGAGCACGCTGCAGACGCACCGCATGATCGTGGCCGAATCCGGACGCAGTGACATCGGCCGCCGCTTCCATGAGCAAGGGCCGAAGATGGGGCTGGAGCGCGTCGCCGCCTTCCTGCAAAAACAGATGGCGGCAGGACGCCTGCGGCCAGCCGACCCCATGCTGGCGACGCTGCAACTATGCGCCCTGCTGGACTGCGAGACGGTCAAGCCGATGATGCTGGGACTGGAGAAATCCATCTCCCGCCCGCGCCTCAAGCGCATGGTAGCCCGCGCAGTGGAGACCTTCCTGGCGGCCTACGCAGTGCGCTGA
- a CDS encoding efflux RND transporter periplasmic adaptor subunit translates to MRTTPLLRPVAALAILSVLSACGKPPGGPPPAAGTPLLGVITVHQQPVELHTELPGRTSPFQIAEVRPQVSGIIKSRNFREGSDVKVGQVLYQINPASYQAAYDSSVAALAKAEASVKTARLKASRYKELVAIKAVSQQDYDDAVASLGEAEADVGTARANLQTSRINLDYAKVDAPISGRISKSSVTPGALVTANQTTAMTTIQQLDPIYVDVTQSSSTWLSLKEALANGELQKAGNGAKVRLILENGRTYAQEGTLQFSDVTVNQDTGAITLRAVFPNPKTDLLPGMYVRAVLEEGVRQQGLLVPQQAVSRDGAGKPVAFVVNAQGVVEQRALVTDRAIGDKWLVSSGLKEGDQLVVDGQQSARPGARVKVVPWTPKTAATSAAAGNGAGTN, encoded by the coding sequence ATGCGCACCACACCCCTTCTACGGCCCGTCGCTGCACTGGCCATCCTCAGTGTTCTCAGCGCCTGCGGCAAGCCGCCGGGCGGTCCGCCACCGGCCGCCGGCACGCCCTTGCTGGGAGTGATCACGGTGCATCAGCAGCCGGTGGAACTGCACACCGAACTGCCGGGCCGCACCTCGCCGTTCCAGATCGCCGAGGTGCGTCCGCAGGTCAGTGGCATCATCAAGTCGCGCAATTTCCGCGAGGGTAGTGATGTCAAGGTCGGCCAGGTGCTGTACCAGATCAACCCGGCCAGCTATCAGGCCGCCTATGACAGCAGCGTGGCGGCCCTGGCCAAGGCCGAGGCGAGTGTGAAGACGGCGCGCCTGAAGGCCAGCCGCTACAAGGAGCTGGTGGCCATCAAGGCGGTCAGCCAGCAGGATTACGACGATGCGGTGGCCTCGCTGGGCGAGGCTGAGGCCGATGTCGGTACGGCGCGCGCCAATCTGCAGACCAGCCGCATCAACCTCGATTACGCCAAGGTGGACGCGCCCATCTCCGGCCGCATCAGCAAGTCCAGCGTGACGCCGGGTGCCCTGGTGACGGCCAACCAGACCACCGCGATGACCACCATCCAGCAGCTCGATCCGATCTACGTCGACGTCACCCAGTCCAGCAGCACCTGGCTCTCTCTGAAGGAAGCGCTGGCCAATGGCGAGTTGCAGAAGGCGGGCAATGGCGCCAAGGTCAGGCTGATTCTGGAAAACGGCCGCACCTATGCGCAGGAAGGCACGCTGCAGTTCTCCGATGTCACGGTCAATCAGGACACCGGCGCCATCACGCTGCGGGCCGTCTTCCCCAATCCCAAGACTGACCTGCTGCCCGGCATGTATGTGCGTGCCGTCCTGGAAGAAGGCGTGCGCCAGCAGGGTCTGCTGGTGCCGCAGCAGGCGGTCAGCCGTGACGGCGCCGGCAAGCCGGTGGCCTTCGTGGTCAATGCGCAGGGTGTGGTGGAGCAGCGCGCCCTGGTGACCGATCGCGCCATCGGTGACAAGTGGCTGGTCAGCAGTGGCCTCAAGGAAGGCGACCAGCTGGTGGTCGACGGCCAGCAGTCCGCCCGGCCCGGTGCCAGGGTGAAGGTGGTGCCGTGGACGCCCAAGACGGCCGCCACCAGCGCAGCTGCCGGCAACGGCGCCGGCACCAACTGA
- a CDS encoding efflux RND transporter permease subunit: MARFFIDRPIFAWVIAIIVMLAGAISVLTLPIAQYPAIAPPAIAITANYPGASAKTLEDTVTQIIEQKMKGLDRLSYMASTSESSGSVTITLTFENGTNPDTAQVQVQNKLSLATPLLPSEVQQQGITVTKSATNFLNVLAFTSEDGSMNGSDLSDYVAANVQDAISRVPGVGDTTLFGSQYAMRIWLDPDKLNSYSLTPLDVKNAIQAQNVQVSSGQLGGLPAAENQQINATITAQTRLRTAEQFQNIVLRTLQGGARVKLRDVARIELGSESYNSVGRYNGKPAAGLAIKLATGANALDTVKAIDARMAQLEKLFPAGMKVQKPYDTTPFVRISIEEVVRTLVEAVVLVFLVMYLFLQNFRATLIPTIAVPVVLLGTFGVLAVFGFTINTLTMFAMVLAIGLLVDDAIVVVENVERVMSEEGLPPKEATRKSMGQISGALVGVALVLAAVFVPMAFFSGSTGVIYRQFSITIVSAMTLSVLVAMILTPALCATLLKPAAKGHALATTGFFGWFNRQFDRSNLRYQGIVRHMLGRGWRYMAAYAVLLALVVVGFMKLPVGFLPDEDQGTLFGIIQLPSGATKVRTDQVIEQVEHHFLVDEKDTVSGIFSVSGYSFAGSGQNMGFAFIKLKPWDERKGAGMTVTDVANRASAAFAKIRDARVFAFAPPAVSELGNATGFDLMIKDEANLGHAALMQARNQLLGILSQDKRLVAVRPNGLEDTPEFRLLVDTEKAGALGVSMSDINDTIATAWGSSYVNDFIDKGRVKKVMLQGDAQYRMLPSDLERWYVRNTAGTMVPFSAFSSAVWASGSPRLERYNGVPSMEILGMALPGAASSGEAMAIVEAAMAKMPPGIGYEWTGLSMQEKASSGQTGLLYSISILIVFLALAALYESWAVPFSVIMVVPLGVFGALLGAILTWKMNDVYFQVGLLTTIGLASKNAILIVEFAKELYEHGNSLVEATMEAVRMRLRPILMTSMAFILGVLPMVLGSGAGAGAQHALGTAVIGGMFSGTILAIFFVPLFFVIIMKLFARKPHSAPQGQPAITPEH; the protein is encoded by the coding sequence ATGGCTCGCTTCTTCATTGACCGCCCCATCTTCGCCTGGGTGATTGCCATCATCGTCATGCTGGCCGGCGCCATCTCGGTGCTGACCCTGCCGATCGCGCAATACCCGGCCATCGCGCCACCGGCCATCGCCATCACCGCCAACTATCCGGGAGCCTCGGCCAAGACCCTGGAAGACACCGTGACCCAGATCATCGAACAGAAGATGAAGGGTCTGGATCGCCTCAGCTACATGGCCTCCACCAGCGAATCTTCCGGTTCGGTGACCATCACGCTGACCTTCGAGAACGGGACCAATCCTGACACCGCCCAGGTGCAGGTGCAGAACAAGCTCTCGCTGGCCACGCCCCTGCTGCCCAGCGAAGTGCAGCAGCAGGGCATCACGGTCACCAAGTCGGCCACCAACTTCCTCAACGTGCTGGCCTTTACTTCGGAAGATGGCAGCATGAACGGCTCCGACCTGTCGGACTACGTGGCCGCCAACGTTCAGGATGCCATCAGCCGCGTCCCCGGCGTGGGTGACACCACGCTCTTTGGTTCGCAGTATGCGATGCGGATCTGGCTCGATCCCGACAAACTCAACAGCTACTCCCTGACCCCGCTGGACGTGAAGAACGCCATCCAGGCGCAGAACGTCCAGGTGTCTTCGGGCCAGCTGGGTGGCTTGCCGGCGGCCGAGAACCAGCAGATCAACGCCACCATCACGGCGCAGACGCGCCTGCGCACGGCCGAGCAGTTCCAGAACATCGTGCTGCGCACCCTGCAGGGCGGTGCCCGCGTCAAGCTGCGCGACGTCGCCCGCATCGAACTGGGCAGCGAGAGCTACAACTCGGTGGGCCGCTACAACGGCAAGCCCGCAGCAGGTCTGGCCATCAAGCTGGCCACCGGTGCCAATGCGCTCGATACCGTCAAGGCCATCGATGCCCGCATGGCCCAGCTGGAGAAACTCTTCCCGGCCGGCATGAAGGTGCAGAAGCCGTATGACACCACGCCCTTCGTGCGCATCTCCATCGAAGAAGTGGTACGTACCTTGGTCGAAGCGGTGGTGCTGGTGTTCCTGGTGATGTACCTGTTCCTGCAGAATTTCCGTGCCACTCTGATCCCGACCATCGCCGTGCCGGTGGTGCTGCTGGGAACCTTCGGCGTGCTGGCGGTGTTCGGCTTCACCATCAACACGCTGACCATGTTTGCGATGGTGCTGGCCATCGGCCTGCTGGTGGACGATGCCATCGTGGTGGTGGAAAACGTCGAGCGGGTGATGTCCGAAGAGGGCTTGCCGCCCAAGGAAGCCACCCGCAAGTCCATGGGGCAGATCAGCGGCGCGCTGGTCGGCGTGGCCCTGGTGCTGGCGGCGGTGTTCGTGCCGATGGCTTTCTTCAGTGGTTCTACCGGCGTGATCTATCGCCAGTTCTCCATCACCATCGTCTCGGCCATGACCCTCTCGGTGCTGGTGGCGATGATCCTGACCCCGGCCCTGTGCGCGACCCTGCTCAAGCCGGCCGCCAAGGGCCACGCGCTGGCCACCACCGGTTTCTTCGGCTGGTTCAACCGCCAGTTCGATCGCAGCAACCTGCGCTACCAGGGCATCGTGCGCCACATGCTGGGCCGCGGCTGGCGCTACATGGCCGCCTATGCGGTGCTGCTGGCGCTGGTGGTGGTGGGCTTCATGAAGCTGCCGGTGGGCTTCCTGCCGGACGAAGACCAGGGCACGCTGTTTGGCATCATCCAGCTGCCCTCGGGCGCCACCAAGGTACGTACCGACCAGGTGATCGAGCAGGTCGAACACCACTTCCTGGTGGACGAGAAGGATACGGTCTCGGGGATCTTCTCGGTCTCGGGCTACAGCTTCGCCGGTAGCGGCCAGAACATGGGCTTTGCCTTCATCAAGCTCAAGCCCTGGGATGAGCGCAAGGGTGCGGGGATGACGGTGACCGACGTGGCCAACCGCGCCAGTGCGGCCTTCGCCAAGATCCGCGATGCCCGGGTGTTTGCCTTTGCCCCGCCGGCCGTGTCCGAACTGGGCAATGCGACCGGCTTCGACCTGATGATCAAGGATGAAGCCAACCTCGGCCACGCTGCCCTGATGCAGGCGCGCAACCAGTTGCTGGGCATCCTGTCGCAGGACAAGCGTCTGGTGGCGGTGCGTCCCAACGGTCTGGAAGATACGCCGGAGTTCCGCCTGCTGGTCGATACCGAAAAGGCCGGTGCGCTGGGCGTGTCCATGTCCGACATCAATGACACCATCGCCACCGCCTGGGGCAGCAGCTACGTCAACGACTTCATCGACAAGGGCCGGGTCAAGAAGGTGATGCTGCAGGGCGATGCGCAATATCGCATGCTGCCTTCCGACCTCGAGCGCTGGTACGTGCGCAATACGGCCGGCACCATGGTTCCGTTCAGCGCCTTCTCCTCGGCTGTGTGGGCCTCCGGTTCGCCGCGCCTGGAGCGCTACAACGGCGTGCCCTCGATGGAAATCCTCGGGATGGCCCTGCCGGGCGCTGCCTCCAGCGGCGAGGCCATGGCCATCGTCGAAGCCGCCATGGCCAAGATGCCGCCTGGCATCGGCTATGAATGGACCGGCCTGTCGATGCAGGAAAAGGCCTCCAGCGGCCAGACCGGTCTGCTGTATTCGATCTCGATCCTGATCGTGTTCCTGGCGCTGGCCGCGCTCTATGAAAGCTGGGCGGTTCCGTTCTCGGTGATCATGGTGGTGCCGCTGGGCGTGTTCGGTGCACTGCTGGGCGCGATCCTGACCTGGAAGATGAATGACGTGTACTTCCAGGTGGGCCTGTTGACCACCATCGGCCTGGCCAGCAAGAACGCCATCCTGATCGTGGAATTCGCCAAGGAGCTCTACGAGCACGGCAACAGCCTGGTGGAAGCCACCATGGAAGCGGTGCGCATGCGTCTGCGTCCGATCCTGATGACCTCGATGGCCTTCATCCTCGGGGTGCTGCCGATGGTGCTGGGCAGTGGTGCCGGCGCCGGTGCGCAGCACGCGCTGGGTACGGCGGTGATCGGCGGCATGTTCTCGGGCACGATCCTGGCGATCTTCTTCGTGCCGCTGTTCTTCGTGATCATCATGAAGCTGTTCGCCCGCAAGCCCCATTCCGCGCCGCAAGGCCAACCCGCGATTACCCCGGAGCACTGA
- the adeC gene encoding AdeC/AdeK/OprM family multidrug efflux complex outer membrane factor, whose translation MNPSLTKRAALRPRALMTPLLLAMLLGGCTLMPDYHRPEAPVAAHFAGDHSAAPPAGTPAQAVADIGWRDVFTDPVLQKVIALSLANNRDLRVAVLNIEKARAQYGVQRAALFPTVNASTSESASRTPADLSTTGRALTSRSYTATLGFSAYELDMFGKVRSLKEQALQSFLSTAEARRSSQISLIAEVATAWLTLASDQDRLRLARDTLASQSSSYELTRRSFELGSSSALTLRQAQTSVESARVDVESYTAQVDQDRNALVLLVGKDLPDELLPHGLPDTALAAASPLATIPPGLPSELLQRRPDIVEAERNLRAANANIGAARAAFYPSISLTADAGTASSRLAGLFKGGSGSWSFVPQISLPIFDGGANQANLDIATISRDINVAQYEKAIQTAFQEVSDALAQRNTLGRQLKAQEDLVEASDASYRLSQARFNSGVDSYLTVLDSQRTLYSAQKTLIGTRLSRWTNLVTFYKTLGGGWVERTGTPVADDMATAEP comes from the coding sequence ATGAATCCTTCCCTGACCAAGCGCGCCGCGCTTCGCCCGCGGGCGCTGATGACGCCGCTGCTGCTGGCCATGCTGCTGGGTGGCTGCACCCTGATGCCGGATTACCATCGTCCGGAAGCGCCGGTGGCGGCGCACTTCGCGGGCGACCACAGCGCAGCGCCGCCGGCCGGCACGCCCGCCCAGGCGGTGGCAGATATCGGCTGGCGTGATGTCTTCACCGATCCGGTATTGCAAAAAGTGATCGCTCTGAGTCTGGCCAACAACCGTGACCTGCGCGTGGCCGTGCTCAATATCGAGAAGGCGCGCGCCCAGTATGGGGTGCAGCGTGCGGCGCTGTTCCCGACCGTCAATGCCTCCACCAGCGAGTCCGCCAGCCGTACGCCAGCCGATCTGTCCACCACCGGCCGTGCGCTGACTTCGCGCAGCTACACGGCCACGCTGGGCTTCAGCGCCTATGAACTGGATATGTTCGGCAAGGTCCGCAGTCTCAAGGAGCAGGCCCTGCAATCCTTCCTCTCCACCGCCGAGGCCCGTCGCAGCAGCCAGATCAGCCTGATCGCCGAAGTGGCCACGGCGTGGCTGACGCTGGCCTCGGACCAGGACCGCCTGCGCCTGGCCAGGGATACCCTGGCCAGCCAGAGCAGCAGCTATGAACTCACCAGACGCAGCTTTGAACTCGGTTCGTCGTCGGCGCTGACCCTGCGTCAGGCGCAGACCAGCGTGGAAAGCGCGCGCGTGGATGTGGAGAGCTATACCGCCCAGGTCGACCAGGACCGCAATGCCCTGGTGCTGCTGGTGGGCAAGGATCTGCCCGACGAGCTGCTGCCCCATGGACTGCCCGATACCGCGCTGGCCGCGGCCAGTCCGCTGGCGACCATTCCGCCGGGCCTGCCCTCGGAACTGCTGCAGCGTCGTCCCGATATCGTCGAGGCCGAACGCAACCTGCGCGCGGCCAATGCCAACATCGGCGCAGCACGCGCGGCCTTCTATCCCAGCATCAGCCTGACTGCCGATGCCGGGACGGCCAGCTCGCGGCTGGCGGGATTGTTCAAGGGCGGTTCGGGTTCGTGGAGCTTCGTACCGCAGATCTCGCTGCCGATCTTTGATGGCGGGGCCAACCAGGCCAATCTGGATATCGCCACCATCAGTCGCGACATCAATGTGGCCCAGTACGAGAAGGCCATCCAGACCGCCTTCCAGGAAGTCTCGGATGCGCTGGCCCAGCGCAATACCCTGGGCCGCCAGTTGAAGGCGCAGGAAGACCTGGTGGAAGCCAGCGACGCTTCATACCGGCTCTCGCAGGCGCGCTTCAACAGTGGCGTGGACAGTTACCTGACGGTGCTCGATTCGCAGCGCACGCTCTACTCGGCGCAAAAGACCCTGATCGGTACGCGCCTGTCGCGCTGGACCAATCTGGTGACCTTCTACAAGACGCTGGGTGGCGGCTGGGTCGAGCGCACCGGTACTCCCGTGGCCGATGACATGGCCACTGCCGAACCATGA
- a CDS encoding TetR family transcriptional regulator, whose translation MSARADKTRAVLLDAALAAFARRGVRATTLEHVAASAAFTRGAVYWHFPDKVALVNAVFDDLVWPFDIGPELAVYRQSEQPLLLLREVLWLKMLDFLRNVQQRRRMEVVLRYRGTPELPEELGERIGSLSLRALKHLTAALNIAYERGELRRGLTPIDVARCLVAACMGVIAEHMEDPQARLENSFHLTPLLVLQGASAREAEPEEV comes from the coding sequence ATGAGCGCGCGCGCCGACAAGACCCGCGCCGTGCTGCTCGACGCCGCGCTGGCCGCCTTTGCCAGGCGCGGCGTGCGGGCCACCACGCTGGAGCACGTGGCGGCCAGCGCCGCCTTCACGCGCGGTGCGGTGTACTGGCACTTTCCGGACAAGGTGGCGCTGGTCAATGCGGTCTTCGATGATCTGGTCTGGCCCTTCGACATCGGTCCCGAACTGGCGGTGTACCGCCAGAGCGAGCAGCCGCTGCTGCTGTTGCGCGAGGTGCTGTGGCTGAAGATGCTCGATTTCCTGCGCAACGTGCAGCAGCGCCGCCGCATGGAAGTGGTGCTGCGTTATCGCGGCACGCCCGAGCTGCCCGAGGAACTGGGCGAGCGCATCGGGTCGCTCAGCCTGCGCGCCCTGAAGCATCTCACCGCCGCGCTCAACATCGCCTACGAGCGCGGCGAGCTGCGGCGCGGCCTCACGCCCATCGACGTGGCGCGCTGCCTGGTGGCGGCCTGCATGGGGGTGATTGCCGAACACATGGAAGATCCGCAGGCGCGTCTGGAAAACTCCTTCCACCTGACGCCGCTGCTGGTGCTGCAAGGCGCCAGCGCGCGCGAAGCTGAACCGGAAGAAGTCTGA
- a CDS encoding LysR family transcriptional regulator, whose amino-acid sequence MSIIHTRVLQETAVRYFLEVVRRGSITEAANTLNVASSAISRQIARLEAELDTPLFERVSRGMRPNAAGELLAAHALRQQLEAERIGNELAALKGLRRGEVKLATTEGFALEFVPAAIEQFCRQHKGIRFQLSVGNAVHVAQQIREGAVDLGLTFTMAPDPDIKVEFAQRAPIMAVMRPDHALAHRRQVSLSELAPFPLAMPQKNITMRRLIDACCSRRNVLLEPTLAADSISALLCFVMAGDGIGFSAALPIRKLVREGQLAALPIRDKDMNTLQLEIQSLAGRTLPNAARAFLNTLIARAGARQ is encoded by the coding sequence ATGTCCATCATCCATACCCGCGTCCTGCAAGAGACGGCCGTGCGTTACTTCCTCGAAGTCGTGCGGCGCGGTTCCATTACCGAAGCGGCCAATACGCTCAACGTGGCGTCCTCGGCCATCAGCCGCCAGATCGCCCGGCTCGAGGCCGAGCTTGACACGCCCTTGTTCGAGCGCGTCTCGCGCGGCATGCGGCCCAATGCCGCCGGCGAGCTGCTGGCTGCGCATGCGCTGCGCCAGCAACTGGAAGCCGAACGCATCGGCAATGAACTGGCGGCCCTGAAGGGCTTGCGCCGTGGCGAGGTGAAACTGGCCACCACCGAGGGCTTCGCGCTGGAATTCGTACCGGCTGCCATCGAACAGTTCTGCCGCCAGCACAAGGGCATCCGCTTCCAGCTTTCCGTAGGCAATGCCGTGCATGTGGCGCAGCAGATCCGCGAAGGTGCGGTAGACCTGGGCCTGACCTTCACGATGGCGCCCGATCCTGACATCAAGGTTGAATTCGCCCAGCGCGCGCCCATCATGGCGGTGATGCGGCCGGACCATGCGCTGGCCCATCGCAGGCAGGTCAGTCTGTCGGAACTGGCGCCCTTTCCGCTGGCCATGCCGCAGAAGAACATCACCATGCGGCGCTTGATCGACGCCTGCTGCAGCCGCCGCAACGTGCTGCTGGAGCCGACCCTGGCGGCCGACTCCATCAGCGCCTTGCTGTGCTTCGTGATGGCCGGCGACGGCATCGGCTTCTCGGCCGCCCTGCCGATCCGCAAGCTGGTGCGCGAAGGACAGCTGGCGGCGCTGCCCATCCGCGACAAGGACATGAATACCCTGCAGCTGGAAATCCAGTCCCTGGCCGGCCGCACCTTGCCCAACGCCGCGCGCGCCTTCCTCAATACCCTGATTGCGCGCGCCGGCGCACGTCAGTAG
- a CDS encoding MFS transporter, with protein sequence MTNAKGGSRYQYLVLVLLYLGWCVSYIDRAAITFAATQIASEFHLKPSDLGILLSSFFLGYSLLQLPGGWLADRYGSRPVIVISILLWSVFTGVTGMAWSITSLVVIRFIFGLGEGAFPAASVKGVAENFSRADRPKMSSLLMSSNYIGSMLAPLLIAPLIVHFGWRAVFHTIGIAGLVFALVYWFCVRPVMPGKDGPKAINKEAFAALLKMPLMWKIVAVWFGLSIINKGLDSWMPTYLMTVRGLNLKAVGLLLPLPYIMAGLSTAIGGWIMVRFFDGREKLLLIVSSLLTAVFVYCMYTAHTVEGVIAWQCLAYFFKSFVLATCIALPTKLLQAQLVGSGVGMVNLGGQLAGFISPLVIGFLVSAFANYDYAFAFLIGAALFSVLVSLFIHTSKTTGRMQPV encoded by the coding sequence ATGACGAACGCGAAGGGCGGGAGCCGCTACCAATACCTGGTCCTGGTCCTGCTTTATCTGGGCTGGTGCGTGTCCTACATCGACCGTGCCGCCATCACCTTTGCGGCAACCCAGATCGCCAGCGAATTCCACCTGAAACCCTCGGACCTGGGCATCCTGCTGTCCAGCTTCTTCCTCGGCTATTCGCTGCTGCAACTGCCGGGCGGCTGGCTGGCCGACCGCTACGGCTCGCGGCCGGTGATCGTCATTTCCATCCTGCTGTGGTCGGTCTTCACGGGCGTGACCGGCATGGCCTGGTCGATCACCAGCCTGGTGGTGATCCGCTTCATCTTCGGGCTGGGCGAGGGCGCGTTTCCGGCCGCCAGCGTCAAGGGCGTGGCGGAAAACTTCAGCCGCGCCGACCGCCCCAAGATGTCGTCTTTGCTGATGTCCTCCAACTACATCGGCAGCATGCTGGCTCCCCTGCTGATTGCGCCGCTGATCGTGCACTTCGGCTGGCGTGCGGTGTTCCATACCATCGGCATTGCCGGACTGGTGTTCGCGCTGGTGTACTGGTTCTGCGTGCGGCCGGTGATGCCGGGCAAGGACGGTCCCAAGGCCATCAACAAGGAGGCGTTCGCGGCGCTGCTGAAGATGCCGCTGATGTGGAAGATCGTGGCGGTGTGGTTTGGTCTCTCCATCATCAACAAGGGCCTGGACTCCTGGATGCCGACCTATCTGATGACCGTGCGCGGCCTGAACTTGAAAGCCGTCGGCCTGTTGCTGCCGCTGCCCTACATCATGGCCGGCCTGTCCACCGCCATCGGCGGCTGGATCATGGTGCGCTTCTTCGATGGCCGCGAAAAGCTGCTGCTGATCGTCTCCTCGCTGCTGACCGCCGTCTTCGTCTACTGCATGTACACTGCCCACACCGTCGAGGGGGTGATCGCCTGGCAATGCCTGGCCTACTTCTTCAAGTCCTTCGTGCTGGCCACCTGCATCGCGCTGCCGACCAAGCTGCTGCAGGCGCAACTGGTGGGCAGCGGCGTGGGCATGGTCAACCTGGGCGGACAACTGGCCGGTTTCATTTCGCCGCTGGTGATCGGTTTCCTGGTCAGCGCCTTCGCCAATTACGATTACGCCTTTGCCTTCCTGATCGGGGCGGCCTTGTTCTCGGTGCTGGTGAGCCTGTTCATCCACACCAGCAAGACCACCGGCCGGATGCAGCCCGTCTGA